In Tursiops truncatus isolate mTurTru1 chromosome 9, mTurTru1.mat.Y, whole genome shotgun sequence, a single genomic region encodes these proteins:
- the KRBA1 gene encoding protein KRBA1 isoform X11, with protein sequence MCQAPAPRSLSLLPPLWCPPGDTGKLRMTRRALPGGNQPTPLRLCPQVSMAFQDLAVRFSEDEWRLLGEGQRALYLDVMRENYETLASLGTVELLPLSAFLCPSEPGGAVGGGGCAADGQDPPRGGGPLGGAPQHSLHLSALVQLVKEIPEFLFGEVSPESRGASLDGEGASPEAAAVMGDTCPLRGLLGCLPDTPVGRPGLAAMPSGSSSHSPPRARGQGSPLPIKTADVPRPVEEESPGAPSQEPSPPTCSPGRRKSHRNQERGATGAGAAGTSPGNSPLQGLINCLKEILEPGPQHPERPLRFLPPARSMGASQLSGAELRPGSPPWAVKTETASGACPLQSLLNCLKEIPEARDKQPSPSGARDPWLQEDPGAWKRNSGGPRPFQTPPPGPGPGAGSVLSAVKVEDGWAQGPPEPTACELSKRTHGPSAAGSPGDSGGTARVQVPSWGSAARAGSASSSPLEALEACLRGIPLSGSLPSQPPASSWSQSPQPGDPGSQRPELQRLGSHSRGSQGTSASFSSSSSIDGDLDFQSPEGSQGHRPGKGPATKPSPLHCLENSLKGILPGGPLRFACLADPVPGPSPSPSSSSSSSEGEDPRLEPELWQPLLQERDRLPSCKGLGPPSPRPGGPRAGSSPGEGRRRGETGDHRGLSAAGKAEEKVGGRSHPPRREVCLESLGPPGPLGSAGGGRVQIPPVRVALGRRCVSTPQVLCALPAGAAVDPASQLEKRSGSGPCQPPGSACGPLSWNPTAGEESRGLGPGDGSPGVTGFSSRTSGLFHKSVQTLFRGKTDIETFPRIAGTHPRPLPGDPPGPPPGAAIPGALLRASPRPPCPCASSLQHELRGLGAALSEKLDRLAGTLAGLAQEVAAVRTQVDRLGRRPWGPGTKGLLWGPRWTGGPAHRHPPYWRHKGPRRPRPKILRGQAEGCRAGDSSGLASGRPRLVPQLPPDVPLAEASGPSSGPLSSACGSPAVLTACHPLGLPESPWSPPPPLLPAAPPLQVAASAGAEPRAAAAAPPRTLKWPKDPSSLLAGLQRALEGELWGGEHRDPGWGPPSRRLNGLHPSEDAPPLASSGGRPPPSAPCSRTFPVSGL encoded by the exons ATGTGTCAGGCGCCCGCCCCACGCTCTCTGTCACTACTGCCCCCCCTCTGGTGTCCACCTGGAGACACAGGCAAGCTGAGGATGACTAGGCGGGCCTTGCCAGGAGGGAACCAGCCAACTCCCCTGAGATTGTGCCCACAGGTGTCCATGGCCTTCCAGGACCTGGCCGTGCGGTTCTCCGAGGACGAGTGGcggctgctgggggaggggcagagggcgcTCTACCTGGACGTGATGCGGGAGAACTACGAGACGCTGGCCTCCCTGG gGACAGTGGAGCTGCTGCCCCTCTCTGCCTTCCTGTGTCCCTCGGAGCCTGGAGGAGccgtggggggcgggggctgtgCTGCTGATGGGCAGGACCCTCCGCGGGGAGGAGGGCCCCTGG GAGGAGCCCCCCAGCACAGCCTGCACCTGAGCGCCCTGGTGCAGCTGGTGAAAGAGATCCCAGAGTTCCTGTTCGGGGAAGTCAGCCCTGAGAGCAGGGGAGCCAGCCTGGACGGGGAGGGGGCGAGCCCCGAGG CAGCAGCTGTGATGGGGGATACTTGCCCTCTCCGAGGCTTGCTCGGCTGCCTTCCAGACACACCTGTCGGCCGGCCTGGCCTGGCCGCCATGCCCAGCGGCAGCTCATCCCACAGCCCGCCCAGAGCCAGGGGGCAGGGGAGCCCCCTCCCCATCA AAACTGCTGACGTGCCAAGGCCTGTGGAGGAGGAAAGCCCAGGAGCCCCCAGCCAGGAGCCTAGCCCTCCTACCTGTAGCCCCGGCAGGCGGAAGAGCCACAGGAATCAGGAGAGAGGGGCCAcgggggcag GAGCTGCAGGAACCTCTCCTGGGAACAGCCCCCTGCAAGGCCTCATCAACTGCCTGAAGGAAATCCTCGAGCCCGGGCCCCAGCACCCCGAGCGGCCCCTGCGCTTCCTGCCGCCAGCCCGCAGCATGGGTGCGTCCCAGCTGAGCGGAGCAGAGCTGCGGCCCGGGAGCCCGCCCTGGGCAG TGAAGACAGAGACAGCCTCAGGGGCTTGTCCCCTCCAGAGTCTGCTGAACTGTCTGAAGGAGATCCCAGAGGCCCGGGACAAGCAACCTAGCCCCTCAGGAGCAAGGGACCCATGGCTGCAGGAGGACCCAGGGGCCTGGAAAAGGAATTCTGGAG GGCCCCGCCCCTTCCAGACCCCTCCACCCGGGCCTGGTCCTGGAGCTGGCAGCGTGCTCTCTGCAGTGAAGGTGGAGGACGGCTGGGCCCAGGGGCCCCCGGAGCCCACAGCCTGTGAGCTCAGCAAGCGGACCCACGGCCCTTCCGCCGCGGGCAGCCCTGGGGACAGTGGAGGCACCGCCCGGGTCCAAGTGCCCAGCTGGGGCTCTGCAGCTCGAG CCGGCAGCGCCTCGAGCTCACCCCTGGAAGCCCTGGAGGCCTGTCTGAGGGGCATCCCCCTGAGTGGGTCGTTACCTTCCCAGCCGCCAGCCAGCTCTTGGTCCCAGAGCCCCCAGCCAGGAGACCCTGGGTCTCAGAGGCCCGAGCTGCAGCGCCTCGGATCACACAGCAGAG GCTCCCAAGGCACCTCCGCCAGCTTCTCTTCGTCCAGCAGCATTGACGGGGACCTGGATTTCCAGAGCCCTGAGGGCAGCCAGGGGCATCGGCCTGGAAAAG GGCCAGCCACCAAGCCCTCCCCACTCCACTGCCTGGAGAACTCTCTGAAGGGGATTTTGCCCGGGGGGCCCCTGCGCTTCGCCTGCCTGGCTGACCCTGTCccgggccccagccccagccccagctccagctccagcagcTCAGAAGGAGAAGACCCAAGgctggagcctgagctctggcAGCCCCTCCTGCAGG AGAGGGACCGCCTTCCCAGCTGCAAGGGCCTTGGCCCTCCTTCCCCACGCCCTGGCGGCCCTCGCGCTGGCAGCAGCCCTGGTGAAGGCCGGAGAAGAGGCGAGACCGGGGACCACCGTGGTCTCAGTGCAG CAGGAAAAGCAGAAGAGAAGGTGGGAGGCCGGTCCCATCCGCCCCGGAGAGAAGTGTGCTTGGAGAGCCTGGGCCCGCCTGGCCCCCTGGGCAGCGCCGGAGGAG gtCGTGTCCAAATACCCCCGGTCAGAGTGGCTCTGGGAAGACGATGTGTATCCACACCCCAGGTGCTCTGTGCTCTTCCTGCGGGGGCAGCTGTGGACCCTGCCTCTCAGCTGGAGAAAAGGTCGGGGTCTGGGCCCTGCCAGCCTCCTGGGTCAGCCTGTGGGCCCCTGTCCTGGAATCCGACGGCTGGTGAAGAGTCCAGGGGCCTGGGGCCCGGAGACGGAAGCCCAGGTGTTACAG GGTTTTCCTCCAGGACTAGTGGGCTGTTTCATAAGAGCGTGCAGACCCTTTTTAGAGGCAAAACAGACATTGAGACTTTCCCCAGAATAG CCGGGACCCACCCGAGGCCCCTTCCCGGAGATCCGCCTGGGCCTCCCCCCGGAGCCGCCATCCCTGGGGCTTTGCTGCGCGCCTCCCCGCGGCCACCGTGCCCCTGCGCGAGTTCCTTGCAGCACGAGCTCCGCGGCCTCGGTGCCGCCCTCTCGGAGAAGCTGGATCGGCTGGCTGGGACCCTGGCCGGCCTGGCTCAGGAAGTGGCCGCCGTGAGAACCCAGGTGGATCGGCTGGGGCGGCGCCCGTGGGGCCCGGGGACGAAGGGCCTCCTCTGGGGCCCTCGCTGGACCGGTGGCCCTGCTCACAGACACCCGCCCTACTGGAGGCACAAGGGCCCCCGCAGGCCGAGACCGAAGATCTTGCGGGGCCAGGCGGAAGGCTGCAGGGCCGGCGACTCCTCAGGCCTGGCCAGCGGGAGGCCCCGCCTGGTGCCTCAGCTGCCCCCGGACGTGCCCCTGGCAGAGGCTTCTGGGCCCAGCTCCGGCCCTCTCTCCTCGGCATGCGGCAGCCCCGCTGTGCTGACCGCTTGTCACCCCCTCGGACTCCCGGAGAGCCCCtggagccccccaccccctttgctgcctgctgccccacccctccaggtggccGCCAGTGCAGGAGCAGAGCCTCGGGCTGCAGCAGCGGCACCGCCCAGGACCCTAAAGTGGCCCAAGGATCCAAGCAGCCTGTTGGCGGGGCTCCAGAGAGCCCTTGAGGGGGAGCTGTGGGGTGGGGAGCACAGGGACCCCGGGTGGGGGCCCCCTAGCCGCCGTCTTAATGGGCTGCATCCTTCCGAGGATGCCCCACCCCTGGCCTCTTCTGGAGGCCGGCCTCCGCCCTCGGCCCCCTGCAGCAGAACTTTCCCCGTGTCTGGACTGTGA
- the KRBA1 gene encoding protein KRBA1 isoform X7: MCQAPAPRSLSLLPPLWCPPGDTGKLRMTRRALPGGNQPTPLRLCPQVSMAFQDLAVRFSEDEWRLLGEGQRALYLDVMRENYETLASLGTVELLPLSAFLCPSEPGGAVGGGGCAADGQDPPRGGGPLGGAPQHSLHLSALVQLVKEIPEFLFGEVSPESRGASLDGEGASPEAAAVMGDTCPLRGLLGCLPDTPVGRPGLAAMPSGSSSHSPPRARGQGSPLPIKTADVPRPVEEESPGAPSQEPSPPTCSPGRRKSHRNQERGATGAGAAGTSPGNSPLQGLINCLKEILEPGPQHPERPLRFLPPARSMGASQLSGAELRPGSPPWAVKTETASGACPLQSLLNCLKEIPEARDKQPSPSGARDPWLQEDPGAWKRNSGGPRPFQTPPPGPGPGAGSVLSAVKVEDGWAQGPPEPTACELSKRTHGPSAAGSPGDSGGTARVQVPSWGSAARGSQGTSASFSSSSSIDGDLDFQSPEGSQGHRPGKGSREGSSPLQGLENCLREMPAPGPQPTWPCSSAGHRGPWRVEPKNWTAGMEGLRDEACEPAHLGQRGGDVPTRSLRLASPQALAPGTIPACHQQGPKDPGAARPGPWRWLPDGPATKPSPLHCLENSLKGILPGGPLRFACLADPVPGPSPSPSSSSSSSEGEDPRLEPELWQPLLQERDRLPSCKGLGPPSPRPGGPRAGSSPGEGRRRGETGDHRGLSAAGKAEEKVGGRSHPPRREVCLESLGPPGPLGSAGGGRVQIPPVRVALGRRCVSTPQVLCALPAGAAVDPASQLEKRSGSGPCQPPGSACGPLSWNPTAGEESRGLGPGDGSPGVTGFSSRTSGLFHKSVQTLFRGKTDIETFPRIAGTHPRPLPGDPPGPPPGAAIPGALLRASPRPPCPCASSLQHELRGLGAALSEKLDRLAGTLAGLAQEVAAVRTQVDRLGRRPWGPGTKGLLWGPRWTGGPAHRHPPYWRHKGPRRPRPKILRGQAEGCRAGDSSGLASGRPRLVPQLPPDVPLAEASGPSSGPLSSACGSPAVLTACHPLGLPESPWSPPPPLLPAAPPLQVAASAGAEPRAAAAAPPRTLKWPKDPSSLLAGLQRALEGELWGGEHRDPGWGPPSRRLNGLHPSEDAPPLASSGGRPPPSAPCSRTFPVSGL; the protein is encoded by the exons ATGTGTCAGGCGCCCGCCCCACGCTCTCTGTCACTACTGCCCCCCCTCTGGTGTCCACCTGGAGACACAGGCAAGCTGAGGATGACTAGGCGGGCCTTGCCAGGAGGGAACCAGCCAACTCCCCTGAGATTGTGCCCACAGGTGTCCATGGCCTTCCAGGACCTGGCCGTGCGGTTCTCCGAGGACGAGTGGcggctgctgggggaggggcagagggcgcTCTACCTGGACGTGATGCGGGAGAACTACGAGACGCTGGCCTCCCTGG gGACAGTGGAGCTGCTGCCCCTCTCTGCCTTCCTGTGTCCCTCGGAGCCTGGAGGAGccgtggggggcgggggctgtgCTGCTGATGGGCAGGACCCTCCGCGGGGAGGAGGGCCCCTGG GAGGAGCCCCCCAGCACAGCCTGCACCTGAGCGCCCTGGTGCAGCTGGTGAAAGAGATCCCAGAGTTCCTGTTCGGGGAAGTCAGCCCTGAGAGCAGGGGAGCCAGCCTGGACGGGGAGGGGGCGAGCCCCGAGG CAGCAGCTGTGATGGGGGATACTTGCCCTCTCCGAGGCTTGCTCGGCTGCCTTCCAGACACACCTGTCGGCCGGCCTGGCCTGGCCGCCATGCCCAGCGGCAGCTCATCCCACAGCCCGCCCAGAGCCAGGGGGCAGGGGAGCCCCCTCCCCATCA AAACTGCTGACGTGCCAAGGCCTGTGGAGGAGGAAAGCCCAGGAGCCCCCAGCCAGGAGCCTAGCCCTCCTACCTGTAGCCCCGGCAGGCGGAAGAGCCACAGGAATCAGGAGAGAGGGGCCAcgggggcag GAGCTGCAGGAACCTCTCCTGGGAACAGCCCCCTGCAAGGCCTCATCAACTGCCTGAAGGAAATCCTCGAGCCCGGGCCCCAGCACCCCGAGCGGCCCCTGCGCTTCCTGCCGCCAGCCCGCAGCATGGGTGCGTCCCAGCTGAGCGGAGCAGAGCTGCGGCCCGGGAGCCCGCCCTGGGCAG TGAAGACAGAGACAGCCTCAGGGGCTTGTCCCCTCCAGAGTCTGCTGAACTGTCTGAAGGAGATCCCAGAGGCCCGGGACAAGCAACCTAGCCCCTCAGGAGCAAGGGACCCATGGCTGCAGGAGGACCCAGGGGCCTGGAAAAGGAATTCTGGAG GGCCCCGCCCCTTCCAGACCCCTCCACCCGGGCCTGGTCCTGGAGCTGGCAGCGTGCTCTCTGCAGTGAAGGTGGAGGACGGCTGGGCCCAGGGGCCCCCGGAGCCCACAGCCTGTGAGCTCAGCAAGCGGACCCACGGCCCTTCCGCCGCGGGCAGCCCTGGGGACAGTGGAGGCACCGCCCGGGTCCAAGTGCCCAGCTGGGGCTCTGCAGCTCGAG GCTCCCAAGGCACCTCCGCCAGCTTCTCTTCGTCCAGCAGCATTGACGGGGACCTGGATTTCCAGAGCCCTGAGGGCAGCCAGGGGCATCGGCCTGGAAAAG GAAGCCGCGAGGGAAGCTCCCCGCTCCAGGGCCTGGAGAACTGCCTCAGAGAGATGCCTGCACCTGGGCCGCAGCCCACCTGGCCCTGCTCCTCGGCAGGGCACAGGGGGCCATGGAGGGTGGAGCCCAAGAACTGGACGGCGGGCATGGAAG GACTGAGGGATGAGGCCTGTGAGCCAGCCCACCTGGGACAGCGAGGGGGTGACGTGCCCACCAGGAGCCTCCGCCTGGCCAGCCCACAGGCACTTGCCCCTGGCACCATCCCTGCCTGCCACCAGCAAGGTCCCAAGGACCCCGGGGCCGCCAGGCCAGGACCGTGGAGGTGGCTCCCAGATG GGCCAGCCACCAAGCCCTCCCCACTCCACTGCCTGGAGAACTCTCTGAAGGGGATTTTGCCCGGGGGGCCCCTGCGCTTCGCCTGCCTGGCTGACCCTGTCccgggccccagccccagccccagctccagctccagcagcTCAGAAGGAGAAGACCCAAGgctggagcctgagctctggcAGCCCCTCCTGCAGG AGAGGGACCGCCTTCCCAGCTGCAAGGGCCTTGGCCCTCCTTCCCCACGCCCTGGCGGCCCTCGCGCTGGCAGCAGCCCTGGTGAAGGCCGGAGAAGAGGCGAGACCGGGGACCACCGTGGTCTCAGTGCAG CAGGAAAAGCAGAAGAGAAGGTGGGAGGCCGGTCCCATCCGCCCCGGAGAGAAGTGTGCTTGGAGAGCCTGGGCCCGCCTGGCCCCCTGGGCAGCGCCGGAGGAG gtCGTGTCCAAATACCCCCGGTCAGAGTGGCTCTGGGAAGACGATGTGTATCCACACCCCAGGTGCTCTGTGCTCTTCCTGCGGGGGCAGCTGTGGACCCTGCCTCTCAGCTGGAGAAAAGGTCGGGGTCTGGGCCCTGCCAGCCTCCTGGGTCAGCCTGTGGGCCCCTGTCCTGGAATCCGACGGCTGGTGAAGAGTCCAGGGGCCTGGGGCCCGGAGACGGAAGCCCAGGTGTTACAG GGTTTTCCTCCAGGACTAGTGGGCTGTTTCATAAGAGCGTGCAGACCCTTTTTAGAGGCAAAACAGACATTGAGACTTTCCCCAGAATAG CCGGGACCCACCCGAGGCCCCTTCCCGGAGATCCGCCTGGGCCTCCCCCCGGAGCCGCCATCCCTGGGGCTTTGCTGCGCGCCTCCCCGCGGCCACCGTGCCCCTGCGCGAGTTCCTTGCAGCACGAGCTCCGCGGCCTCGGTGCCGCCCTCTCGGAGAAGCTGGATCGGCTGGCTGGGACCCTGGCCGGCCTGGCTCAGGAAGTGGCCGCCGTGAGAACCCAGGTGGATCGGCTGGGGCGGCGCCCGTGGGGCCCGGGGACGAAGGGCCTCCTCTGGGGCCCTCGCTGGACCGGTGGCCCTGCTCACAGACACCCGCCCTACTGGAGGCACAAGGGCCCCCGCAGGCCGAGACCGAAGATCTTGCGGGGCCAGGCGGAAGGCTGCAGGGCCGGCGACTCCTCAGGCCTGGCCAGCGGGAGGCCCCGCCTGGTGCCTCAGCTGCCCCCGGACGTGCCCCTGGCAGAGGCTTCTGGGCCCAGCTCCGGCCCTCTCTCCTCGGCATGCGGCAGCCCCGCTGTGCTGACCGCTTGTCACCCCCTCGGACTCCCGGAGAGCCCCtggagccccccaccccctttgctgcctgctgccccacccctccaggtggccGCCAGTGCAGGAGCAGAGCCTCGGGCTGCAGCAGCGGCACCGCCCAGGACCCTAAAGTGGCCCAAGGATCCAAGCAGCCTGTTGGCGGGGCTCCAGAGAGCCCTTGAGGGGGAGCTGTGGGGTGGGGAGCACAGGGACCCCGGGTGGGGGCCCCCTAGCCGCCGTCTTAATGGGCTGCATCCTTCCGAGGATGCCCCACCCCTGGCCTCTTCTGGAGGCCGGCCTCCGCCCTCGGCCCCCTGCAGCAGAACTTTCCCCGTGTCTGGACTGTGA
- the KRBA1 gene encoding protein KRBA1 isoform X10, producing MCQAPAPRSLSLLPPLWCPPGDTGKLRMTRRALPGGNQPTPLRLCPQVSMAFQDLAVRFSEDEWRLLGEGQRALYLDVMRENYETLASLGTVELLPLSAFLCPSEPGGAVGGGGCAADGQDPPRGGGPLGGAPQHSLHLSALVQLVKEIPEFLFGEVSPESRGASLDGEGASPEAAAVMGDTCPLRGLLGCLPDTPVGRPGLAAMPSGSSSHSPPRARGQGSPLPIKTADVPRPVEEESPGAPSQEPSPPTCSPGRRKSHRNQERGATGAGAAGTSPGNSPLQGLINCLKEILEPGPQHPERPLRFLPPARSMGASQLSGAELRPGSPPWAVKTETASGACPLQSLLNCLKEIPEARDKQPSPSGARDPWLQEDPGAWKRNSGGPRPFQTPPPGPGPGAGSVLSAVKVEDGWAQGPPEPTACELSKRTHGPSAAGSPGDSGGTARVQVPSWGSAARGSQGTSASFSSSSSIDGDLDFQSPEGSQGHRPGKGLRDEACEPAHLGQRGGDVPTRSLRLASPQALAPGTIPACHQQGPKDPGAARPGPWRWLPDGPATKPSPLHCLENSLKGILPGGPLRFACLADPVPGPSPSPSSSSSSSEGEDPRLEPELWQPLLQERDRLPSCKGLGPPSPRPGGPRAGSSPGEGRRRGETGDHRGLSAAGKAEEKVGGRSHPPRREVCLESLGPPGPLGSAGGGRVQIPPVRVALGRRCVSTPQVLCALPAGAAVDPASQLEKRSGSGPCQPPGSACGPLSWNPTAGEESRGLGPGDGSPGVTGFSSRTSGLFHKSVQTLFRGKTDIETFPRIAGTHPRPLPGDPPGPPPGAAIPGALLRASPRPPCPCASSLQHELRGLGAALSEKLDRLAGTLAGLAQEVAAVRTQVDRLGRRPWGPGTKGLLWGPRWTGGPAHRHPPYWRHKGPRRPRPKILRGQAEGCRAGDSSGLASGRPRLVPQLPPDVPLAEASGPSSGPLSSACGSPAVLTACHPLGLPESPWSPPPPLLPAAPPLQVAASAGAEPRAAAAAPPRTLKWPKDPSSLLAGLQRALEGELWGGEHRDPGWGPPSRRLNGLHPSEDAPPLASSGGRPPPSAPCSRTFPVSGL from the exons ATGTGTCAGGCGCCCGCCCCACGCTCTCTGTCACTACTGCCCCCCCTCTGGTGTCCACCTGGAGACACAGGCAAGCTGAGGATGACTAGGCGGGCCTTGCCAGGAGGGAACCAGCCAACTCCCCTGAGATTGTGCCCACAGGTGTCCATGGCCTTCCAGGACCTGGCCGTGCGGTTCTCCGAGGACGAGTGGcggctgctgggggaggggcagagggcgcTCTACCTGGACGTGATGCGGGAGAACTACGAGACGCTGGCCTCCCTGG gGACAGTGGAGCTGCTGCCCCTCTCTGCCTTCCTGTGTCCCTCGGAGCCTGGAGGAGccgtggggggcgggggctgtgCTGCTGATGGGCAGGACCCTCCGCGGGGAGGAGGGCCCCTGG GAGGAGCCCCCCAGCACAGCCTGCACCTGAGCGCCCTGGTGCAGCTGGTGAAAGAGATCCCAGAGTTCCTGTTCGGGGAAGTCAGCCCTGAGAGCAGGGGAGCCAGCCTGGACGGGGAGGGGGCGAGCCCCGAGG CAGCAGCTGTGATGGGGGATACTTGCCCTCTCCGAGGCTTGCTCGGCTGCCTTCCAGACACACCTGTCGGCCGGCCTGGCCTGGCCGCCATGCCCAGCGGCAGCTCATCCCACAGCCCGCCCAGAGCCAGGGGGCAGGGGAGCCCCCTCCCCATCA AAACTGCTGACGTGCCAAGGCCTGTGGAGGAGGAAAGCCCAGGAGCCCCCAGCCAGGAGCCTAGCCCTCCTACCTGTAGCCCCGGCAGGCGGAAGAGCCACAGGAATCAGGAGAGAGGGGCCAcgggggcag GAGCTGCAGGAACCTCTCCTGGGAACAGCCCCCTGCAAGGCCTCATCAACTGCCTGAAGGAAATCCTCGAGCCCGGGCCCCAGCACCCCGAGCGGCCCCTGCGCTTCCTGCCGCCAGCCCGCAGCATGGGTGCGTCCCAGCTGAGCGGAGCAGAGCTGCGGCCCGGGAGCCCGCCCTGGGCAG TGAAGACAGAGACAGCCTCAGGGGCTTGTCCCCTCCAGAGTCTGCTGAACTGTCTGAAGGAGATCCCAGAGGCCCGGGACAAGCAACCTAGCCCCTCAGGAGCAAGGGACCCATGGCTGCAGGAGGACCCAGGGGCCTGGAAAAGGAATTCTGGAG GGCCCCGCCCCTTCCAGACCCCTCCACCCGGGCCTGGTCCTGGAGCTGGCAGCGTGCTCTCTGCAGTGAAGGTGGAGGACGGCTGGGCCCAGGGGCCCCCGGAGCCCACAGCCTGTGAGCTCAGCAAGCGGACCCACGGCCCTTCCGCCGCGGGCAGCCCTGGGGACAGTGGAGGCACCGCCCGGGTCCAAGTGCCCAGCTGGGGCTCTGCAGCTCGAG GCTCCCAAGGCACCTCCGCCAGCTTCTCTTCGTCCAGCAGCATTGACGGGGACCTGGATTTCCAGAGCCCTGAGGGCAGCCAGGGGCATCGGCCTGGAAAAG GACTGAGGGATGAGGCCTGTGAGCCAGCCCACCTGGGACAGCGAGGGGGTGACGTGCCCACCAGGAGCCTCCGCCTGGCCAGCCCACAGGCACTTGCCCCTGGCACCATCCCTGCCTGCCACCAGCAAGGTCCCAAGGACCCCGGGGCCGCCAGGCCAGGACCGTGGAGGTGGCTCCCAGATG GGCCAGCCACCAAGCCCTCCCCACTCCACTGCCTGGAGAACTCTCTGAAGGGGATTTTGCCCGGGGGGCCCCTGCGCTTCGCCTGCCTGGCTGACCCTGTCccgggccccagccccagccccagctccagctccagcagcTCAGAAGGAGAAGACCCAAGgctggagcctgagctctggcAGCCCCTCCTGCAGG AGAGGGACCGCCTTCCCAGCTGCAAGGGCCTTGGCCCTCCTTCCCCACGCCCTGGCGGCCCTCGCGCTGGCAGCAGCCCTGGTGAAGGCCGGAGAAGAGGCGAGACCGGGGACCACCGTGGTCTCAGTGCAG CAGGAAAAGCAGAAGAGAAGGTGGGAGGCCGGTCCCATCCGCCCCGGAGAGAAGTGTGCTTGGAGAGCCTGGGCCCGCCTGGCCCCCTGGGCAGCGCCGGAGGAG gtCGTGTCCAAATACCCCCGGTCAGAGTGGCTCTGGGAAGACGATGTGTATCCACACCCCAGGTGCTCTGTGCTCTTCCTGCGGGGGCAGCTGTGGACCCTGCCTCTCAGCTGGAGAAAAGGTCGGGGTCTGGGCCCTGCCAGCCTCCTGGGTCAGCCTGTGGGCCCCTGTCCTGGAATCCGACGGCTGGTGAAGAGTCCAGGGGCCTGGGGCCCGGAGACGGAAGCCCAGGTGTTACAG GGTTTTCCTCCAGGACTAGTGGGCTGTTTCATAAGAGCGTGCAGACCCTTTTTAGAGGCAAAACAGACATTGAGACTTTCCCCAGAATAG CCGGGACCCACCCGAGGCCCCTTCCCGGAGATCCGCCTGGGCCTCCCCCCGGAGCCGCCATCCCTGGGGCTTTGCTGCGCGCCTCCCCGCGGCCACCGTGCCCCTGCGCGAGTTCCTTGCAGCACGAGCTCCGCGGCCTCGGTGCCGCCCTCTCGGAGAAGCTGGATCGGCTGGCTGGGACCCTGGCCGGCCTGGCTCAGGAAGTGGCCGCCGTGAGAACCCAGGTGGATCGGCTGGGGCGGCGCCCGTGGGGCCCGGGGACGAAGGGCCTCCTCTGGGGCCCTCGCTGGACCGGTGGCCCTGCTCACAGACACCCGCCCTACTGGAGGCACAAGGGCCCCCGCAGGCCGAGACCGAAGATCTTGCGGGGCCAGGCGGAAGGCTGCAGGGCCGGCGACTCCTCAGGCCTGGCCAGCGGGAGGCCCCGCCTGGTGCCTCAGCTGCCCCCGGACGTGCCCCTGGCAGAGGCTTCTGGGCCCAGCTCCGGCCCTCTCTCCTCGGCATGCGGCAGCCCCGCTGTGCTGACCGCTTGTCACCCCCTCGGACTCCCGGAGAGCCCCtggagccccccaccccctttgctgcctgctgccccacccctccaggtggccGCCAGTGCAGGAGCAGAGCCTCGGGCTGCAGCAGCGGCACCGCCCAGGACCCTAAAGTGGCCCAAGGATCCAAGCAGCCTGTTGGCGGGGCTCCAGAGAGCCCTTGAGGGGGAGCTGTGGGGTGGGGAGCACAGGGACCCCGGGTGGGGGCCCCCTAGCCGCCGTCTTAATGGGCTGCATCCTTCCGAGGATGCCCCACCCCTGGCCTCTTCTGGAGGCCGGCCTCCGCCCTCGGCCCCCTGCAGCAGAACTTTCCCCGTGTCTGGACTGTGA